A genomic region of Nymphaea colorata isolate Beijing-Zhang1983 chromosome 2, ASM883128v2, whole genome shotgun sequence contains the following coding sequences:
- the LOC116248747 gene encoding uncharacterized protein LOC116248747: protein MGISGKRVLLTSNGDSVSRGIAYYLAKYGCRLVLMGDPGVLSQMAATITNDLKRTGAIQVVHLDMEDGREAVFDGAVDRAWNCFGQLDAFVNCYSYEGKIQEILKLSEEEFKKISAINFSAPWFLLKAVSKRMQTSNLGGSFVFLTSIIGAERGLYPGAAAYGSCLAGIHQLVKASALELGKYKIRVNAVTRGLHPHDEYIVTEKEKKGKTAKDLMPLQRWLDAENDLGSTVLYLVSDDSRYMTGSINYVDGGQSIVRPRMRSFI, encoded by the exons ATGGGGATTTCTGGAAAGAGGGTGCTTCTTACCTCTAATGGAGACTCTGTCTCCCGCGGTATCGCTTACTATCTAGCAAAATATGGCTGCAG GCTTGTGTTAATGGGAGATCCAGGCGTCCTCTCACAGATGGCAGCTACCATAACGAATGATCTGAAGCGGACTGGTGCCATCCAAGTGGTCCATCTAGATATGGAAGACGGGAGGGAAGCGGTCTTTGATGGCGCCGTAGATAGGGCGTGGAATTGCTTCGGCCAGTTGGATGCGTTTGTTAATTGTTATTCATATGAAG GCAAGATACAGGAGATTCTGAAGCTATCTGAAGAAGAGTTCAAGAAAATATCTGCAATCAACTTCTCTGCACCATGGTTTCTTTTAAAGGCTGTCAGTAAAAGAATGCAAACTAGTAATCTGGGGGGATCATTTGTTTTCTTGACCTCAATTATTGGTGCAGAAAGGGGACTTTATCCTGGAGCTGCCGCTTATGGTTCTTGTTTAGCTGGAATACATCAGCTTGTTAAG GCATCTGCCTTGGAGCTGGGCAAGTACAAGATAAGAGTGAACGCGGTTACACGTGGCCTGCATCCTCACGACGAATACATAGTAacagagaaggagaagaaagggaaaactgCAAAGGATCTGATGCCCTTGCAGAGGTGGCTAGATGCAGAAAATGACTTGGGTTCAACTGTTCTCTATTTGGTCAGTGACGACTCCCGCTATATGACTGGCTCCATCAACTACGTGGATGGTGGGCAATCCATAGTTAGGCCTCGAATGCGCTCCTTTATATAA
- the LOC116249107 gene encoding sphingosine-1-phosphate lyase, protein MLRKGVEDTACGAAGFRKTVGEFPSNTEKDGERQGNRQKVPVWQDVRDCVSSLLSLYPSEPAFSLSLSLPPMEEGRILHYRNSANDFLSRFEPIVLLVSPILTLLLARFVHLVLCFVRENGLRGPIVQLGVKAIKLIPSVKKYIEGEKKKVVEKLSASVKSKKESWRSELPRVGLGSGVIEELEAEKRKDVAWREKCSGTVYIGGHESEGHFALTNDAYSMFAHTNPLHVDIFQSVARFEGEVISMTASLLGSREKASGGQICGNMTSGGTESILLAVKTSRDYMRIKKGITCPEMVIPESAHSAYDKAAQYFKIKLWRVPVNAEFQADVKKIKRFINKNTIMIVGSAPGFPHGIIDPIEELGDLASKSDICFHVDLCLGGFVLPFARKLGYPIPPFDFSVEGVTSISADVHKYGLGPKGTSIVLYRNREIRKHQFVAVTEWSGGLYVSPTVAGSRPGGLIAGAWAAMMSLGLEGYLENTRKIMEASKSIQKGIKEIPELFIVGRPDMTVVAFGSNEINIFEVNDIMSSRGWHLNALQRPSSIHICITLQHIAVVEHFLRDLRQSVKIVKENPGSLDGGLAPIYGAAEKMPDRGMVKDLIIAYMDNTY, encoded by the exons ATGTTGAGAAAAGGTGTTGAAGATACCGCTTGCGGAGCTGCGGGTTTCAGGAAAACCGTTGGAGAATTTCCGAGTAATACAGAAAAGGATGGAG AAAGACAAGGAAACCGCCAAAAGGTCCCAGTGTGGCAGGACGTTCGAGATTGCGtttcttcccttctctctctgtaTCCCTCTGAacctgctttctctctctctctctctctccctccaatGGAAGAGGGAAGGATTCTCCATTACAGAAACTCTGCTAACGATTTCTTATCTCGGTTCGAGCCAATCGTCCTCCTCGTGTCTCCGATTCTTACTCTCCTTCTTGCTCGCTTCGTCCACCTCGTCTTGTGCTTCGTGCGCGAGAACGGACTCCGGGGTCCCATCGTCCAACTGGGTGTGAAGGCGATCAA ATTGATCCCGAGCGTGAAGAAGTACATtgaaggagagaagaagaag GTCGTTGAGAAGCTTAGTGCGAGTGTGAAGTCTAAGAAGGAGAGCTGGAGATCGGAACTGCCAAGGGTTGGGTTGGGGAGTGGCGTTATAGAGGAATTGGAGGCCGAGAAGAGGAAGGACGTTGCATGGAGAGAGAAATGCTCCGGCACGGT GTATATTGGTGGTCATGAATCAGAGGGCCATTTTGCGCTGACGAACGATGCGTATTCGAT GTTTGCACATACCAATCCTTTACATGTGGACATATTCCAAAGTGTGGCCCGATTTGAGGGGGAAGTGATATCCATGACAGCTTCACTTCTTGGGAGTAGAGAGAAGGCTTCTGGAGGACAGATATGTGGTAATATGACATCTGGTGGCACTGAAAGCATATTGCTTGCAGTGAAGACATCACGTGATTATATGAGAATAAAAAAGGGAATCACATGCCCGGAAAT GGTGATTCCTGAGTCTGCTCACTCTGCATATGACAAAGCTGctcaatattttaaaatcaaactTTGGCGAGTCCCTGTTAATGCAGAATTCCAGGCTGACGTGAAGAAAATCAAACGCTTTATAAACAAGAACACAATTATG ATTGTTGGTTCTGCTCCTGGGTTTCCACATGGTATTATTGACCCTATTGAA GAGCTCGGTGATTTGGCATCTAAGTCCGACATTTGCTTTCATGTGGACCTTTGTCTTGGTGGCTTTGTGTTGCCTTTTGCTCGTAAACTTGG GTATCCAATTCCtccttttgatttttctgtGGAGGGAGTGACATCAATTTCTGCGGATGTGCATAAATATGGATTAGGTCCAAAGGGTACAAGCATTGTGTTGTATAGAAATCGTGAGATCCGTAAG CATCAATTTGTCGCTG TTACTGAATGGTCTGGTGGGCTTTATGTTTCTCCAACTGTAGCTGGTAGCAGGCCTGGTGGTTTGATCGCTGGAGCTTGGGCTGCTATGATGTCATTGGGGTTAGAAG GATACCTTGAAAATACACGAAAAATCATGGAAGCTTCAAAGAGCATACAGAAAGG GATTAAGGAAATACCTGAGCTATTTATCGTTGGAAGGCCAGATATGACTGTTGTTGCTTTCGGTTCAAATGAGATTAACATATTTGAGGTGAATGATATTATGTCATCTAGAGGATGGCATTTGAATGCATTGCAGAGACCAAGCAG CATTCACATCTGCATCACCCTCCAGCATATTGCAGTCGTTGAACACTTTTTAAGAGATTTACGACAATCTGTAAAAATT GTAAAAGAGAACCCCGGTTCACTTGATGGTGGCCTTGCTCCCATATATGGTGCTGCAGAGAAAATGCCTGACAGGGGTATGGTGAAGGATCTTATTATTGCTTACATGGATAATACTTACTAA